In the Piscinibacter sp. XHJ-5 genome, one interval contains:
- a CDS encoding hybrid sensor histidine kinase/response regulator gives MSTDAVAEDSERQALARALRLGAALLLVYIAFTLPADWRYLLAPERYDIGNARALDILLSLPSNEKYLRLVVLAACVAGTLVAVAGLGGASFVAPAWPVAGSIALIAVVCGLLSLPAHLPFLLPHTVTLRPDGDVLTQAEYSRAYRDAITWVWSSVLLLGLPLLASGRVDHRIRLAAAACALIAVLAAYLPHEAHKGSRTDNELIIFAVALLTVLYLGFRIQGTLHRETQARRAAEDALQAVQQERTRYEEQTQAAINEFRRIQQRLQAREERRTAFLASAAHDLRQPLAATVLYADLLAQTMKRTPAGADAARHLHVLQAEIASLASAFDAILDYSQMESGKVAARLQPQRLADVFTDLERRFAPMAEERGLSLQFVPPGRDCVVETDRLLLMRLLSNLLSNAVKYTPPRRTGPRRRPGPDVLVRARVRGLLATVFVIDRGAGIPAEMQDRIFEAGVQLDNPQRNRHEGFGLGLATVRSIVARALPSHGVRLKSIVGRGTHLMVDVPLGFVAGLPAESAEAPSTVILRNRLEGALVAVVEDDDSLRAGLVQVLQGVGAYVLEAGSLAEIAAKVDASDRFPDIILTDHRLPHHATGRSVIEAIRHRCGGRDVPAVVLTGDQQSDAGLRGLPGVEVLRKPIERKALLRRLAEHYQSAPSPLDEAAPAQASSSATPARAIS, from the coding sequence ATGAGCACGGACGCGGTCGCCGAGGACAGCGAGCGGCAGGCCCTGGCCCGGGCGCTGCGGCTGGGCGCGGCGCTGCTGCTCGTCTACATCGCCTTCACGCTGCCGGCGGACTGGCGCTACCTGCTGGCGCCGGAACGCTACGACATCGGCAACGCGCGCGCACTGGACATCCTGCTGTCGCTGCCGTCGAACGAGAAGTACCTGCGGCTCGTCGTGCTGGCCGCCTGTGTCGCCGGCACCCTGGTCGCCGTGGCGGGCCTGGGCGGCGCGTCCTTCGTCGCACCGGCCTGGCCGGTGGCCGGGTCCATCGCGCTGATCGCTGTCGTGTGCGGCCTGCTGTCGCTGCCGGCCCACCTGCCCTTCCTGCTGCCCCACACGGTGACGCTGCGCCCCGACGGCGACGTGCTCACGCAGGCCGAGTACTCGCGCGCCTACCGAGATGCGATCACGTGGGTGTGGTCGTCGGTGCTGCTGCTGGGGCTGCCGCTGCTCGCCTCGGGTCGCGTCGACCACCGCATCCGGCTCGCCGCCGCCGCCTGCGCGCTGATCGCCGTCCTCGCGGCCTACCTGCCCCATGAGGCGCACAAGGGCAGTCGCACCGACAACGAGCTGATCATCTTCGCGGTCGCGCTGCTGACCGTGCTGTACCTCGGATTCCGCATCCAGGGCACGCTGCACCGCGAGACGCAGGCGCGCAGGGCCGCGGAGGATGCGCTGCAGGCGGTGCAGCAGGAGCGCACGCGCTACGAAGAGCAGACGCAAGCCGCGATCAACGAATTCCGCAGGATCCAGCAGCGCCTTCAGGCCCGCGAGGAACGGCGCACGGCCTTCCTCGCCTCGGCGGCGCACGATCTGCGCCAGCCGCTCGCCGCCACGGTGCTGTACGCGGACCTGCTCGCCCAGACGATGAAGCGCACTCCGGCCGGCGCCGATGCGGCCCGGCACCTGCATGTGCTCCAAGCCGAGATCGCATCGCTGGCGTCGGCATTCGATGCCATCCTCGACTACTCCCAGATGGAGTCGGGCAAGGTCGCCGCGCGGCTTCAGCCGCAGCGCCTGGCCGACGTCTTCACCGACCTGGAGCGCCGCTTCGCCCCCATGGCCGAGGAGCGCGGCCTGTCGCTGCAGTTCGTGCCGCCCGGCCGCGACTGTGTCGTCGAGACGGATCGGCTGCTGCTCATGCGGCTGCTGTCCAACCTGCTGTCCAACGCGGTGAAGTACACGCCGCCGCGGCGCACCGGCCCGCGCCGGCGTCCGGGACCTGACGTGCTCGTGCGCGCGCGCGTGCGCGGGCTGCTGGCCACCGTCTTCGTCATCGACCGTGGCGCCGGCATCCCGGCCGAGATGCAGGACAGGATCTTCGAGGCCGGCGTGCAGCTCGACAACCCGCAGCGCAACCGCCACGAAGGCTTCGGACTCGGGCTGGCGACCGTGCGCAGCATCGTGGCGAGGGCGCTGCCCAGCCACGGCGTGCGGCTGAAGTCGATCGTCGGACGCGGCACGCACCTGATGGTCGATGTGCCGCTCGGCTTCGTCGCCGGCCTGCCCGCCGAGAGCGCCGAGGCGCCTTCGACGGTGATCCTGCGCAACCGGCTCGAAGGCGCATTGGTCGCGGTGGTGGAAGACGACGACAGCCTGCGCGCGGGCCTGGTGCAGGTGCTGCAAGGCGTCGGAGCCTACGTGCTCGAAGCAGGCAGCCTGGCCGAGATCGCCGCCAAGGTGGATGCGTCGGATCGCTTCCCCGACATCATCCTCACCGACCACCGCCTGCCGCATCACGCCACCGGTCGAAGCGTCATCGAGGCGATCCGCCATCGCTGCGGCGGCCGCGATGTGCCGGCGGTGGTGCTGACGGGCGACCAGCAGTCGGATGCCGGCCTGCGCGGCCTGCCCGGCGTGGAGGTGCTGCGCAAGCCGATCGAGCGCAAGGCGCTGCTGCGCCGGCTGGCAGAGCACTATCAGTCGGCGCCCTCGCCGCTGGACGAGGCGGCGCCGGCTCAGGCGTCGTCGAGCGCCACGCCCGCGCGCGCGATCTCGTAG
- a CDS encoding response regulator transcription factor → MARYRRILLVDDHGIVREGAALHLRLLDPEAEVLHARSPEEGRDQVEAHHPDLVFLDMRFEDDSDAGLRLLEWMKASQDHDHIPVIVMSGESLDRKAVEALLEKGAAGFLSKGRADSAEIFKLAMMSMEAGAVFIHGARPASGGREALRPPAPRSASSLGLKPSHLRVLVRHVRGMPYKRIARELDIAEPTVKEYVSDMCRIFKVENSKALIYEIARAGVALDDA, encoded by the coding sequence ATGGCGCGCTACCGCAGGATCCTGCTCGTCGACGACCACGGCATCGTCCGCGAGGGTGCGGCGTTGCATCTGCGCCTGCTCGATCCCGAGGCCGAAGTGCTGCACGCGCGCTCTCCCGAAGAAGGGCGCGACCAAGTCGAGGCGCACCATCCCGACCTGGTCTTCCTCGACATGCGCTTCGAGGACGACAGCGACGCCGGCTTGCGGCTGCTCGAGTGGATGAAGGCGAGCCAGGATCACGACCACATCCCGGTGATCGTGATGTCGGGCGAATCGCTCGACCGCAAGGCCGTCGAGGCGCTGCTCGAGAAGGGCGCGGCGGGCTTCCTGTCCAAGGGACGCGCGGACAGCGCCGAGATCTTCAAGCTGGCGATGATGAGCATGGAAGCGGGCGCGGTGTTCATCCACGGCGCGCGGCCGGCGTCGGGCGGCCGCGAGGCCCTGCGCCCGCCTGCGCCGCGCAGCGCCAGCTCGCTCGGTCTCAAGCCCTCGCACCTGCGCGTGCTGGTGCGCCACGTCAGGGGCATGCCCTACAAGCGCATCGCGCGCGAGCTCGACATCGCCGAGCCGACCGTCAAGGAATACGTGTCCGACATGTGCCGGATCTTCAAGGTCGAGAACTCCAAGGCGCTGATCTACGAGATCGCGCGCGCGGGCGTGGCGCTCGACGACGCCTGA
- a CDS encoding GYD domain-containing protein has translation MATFIVLGNFTEQGLRAVKQTTKRAEAAQAAAKEVGVTMREIFWTQGQYDMVSIVEAPDEAALTAFGLTLAGAGNVRTQTLRAFTKGEMEKILTKVA, from the coding sequence ATGGCCACCTTCATCGTCCTCGGCAACTTCACCGAGCAGGGACTGCGCGCGGTCAAGCAGACCACCAAGCGCGCCGAAGCGGCACAGGCTGCCGCCAAGGAAGTCGGCGTCACGATGCGCGAGATCTTCTGGACCCAGGGTCAGTACGACATGGTGTCCATCGTGGAAGCGCCCGACGAGGCGGCGCTCACGGCCTTCGGGCTGACCCTGGCCGGCGCCGGCAATGTGCGCACGCAGACGCTGCGCGCCTTCACCAAGGGCGAGATGGAGAAGATCCTGACCAAGGTCGCCTGA
- a CDS encoding 3-deoxy-7-phosphoheptulonate synthase, with amino-acid sequence MNALDDARHDREVGTRDSTLDTTRIDDVRIGAVRPLITPALLQERVPVRDNTLQLVEQSRAAIADVLHGRDDRLIVVVGPCSIHDHDQAIEYAHRLKAAADELRDDLLIVMRTYFEKPRTTVGWKGYINDPHLDGSFAINEGLERARRLLLELTTLGLPTGTEFLDLLSPQFIADLIAWGAIGARTTESQSHRQLASGLSCPVGFKNGTDGSVKVAADAILAARAPHAFMGMTKMGMAAIFETRGNDDCHVILRGGKAPNYDAAHVNACCDALRSCGLREQVMIDVSHGNSSKQHQRQIAVAQDVSAQIAAGDRRITGVMIESHLEEGRQDQHPGQSLKHGVSITDACIGFVQTLPVLRGLANAVRERRFAARA; translated from the coding sequence ATGAACGCCCTGGACGACGCCCGCCACGACCGCGAGGTCGGCACACGCGACAGCACCCTGGACACCACGCGCATCGACGACGTGCGCATAGGCGCGGTGCGCCCGCTGATCACGCCGGCCCTGCTGCAGGAACGTGTGCCCGTGCGCGACAACACGCTCCAGCTGGTCGAGCAAAGCCGCGCCGCCATCGCCGACGTGCTGCACGGGCGCGACGACCGGCTCATCGTCGTCGTGGGACCGTGCTCCATCCACGATCACGACCAGGCGATCGAATACGCCCATCGCCTGAAGGCCGCCGCCGACGAGCTGCGCGACGACCTGCTGATCGTCATGCGCACCTACTTCGAGAAGCCGCGCACGACGGTGGGCTGGAAGGGCTACATCAACGACCCTCACCTGGACGGCAGCTTCGCGATCAACGAAGGGCTGGAGCGTGCCCGGCGCCTGCTGCTCGAGCTGACGACGCTGGGGCTGCCGACCGGCACCGAGTTTCTCGATCTGCTGAGCCCGCAGTTCATCGCCGACCTGATCGCCTGGGGGGCCATCGGCGCCCGCACCACCGAGAGCCAGAGCCACCGGCAGCTCGCTTCGGGCCTGAGCTGTCCGGTCGGCTTCAAGAACGGCACCGACGGGAGCGTGAAGGTGGCGGCAGACGCGATCCTCGCCGCACGGGCGCCGCACGCGTTCATGGGCATGACGAAGATGGGCATGGCCGCCATCTTCGAGACGCGCGGCAACGACGATTGCCACGTCATCCTGCGCGGCGGCAAGGCGCCCAACTACGACGCCGCTCACGTCAATGCCTGCTGCGATGCGCTGCGCTCGTGCGGCCTGCGCGAGCAGGTGATGATCGACGTGTCGCACGGCAACAGCAGCAAGCAGCACCAGCGCCAGATCGCCGTCGCGCAGGACGTCTCGGCGCAGATCGCCGCCGGCGACCGCCGCATCACCGGCGTGATGATCGAGAGCCACCTGGAGGAGGGCCGGCAGGACCAGCATCCCGGCCAGTCGCTGAAGCACGGTGTGTCGATCACCGACGCCTGCATCGGCTTCGTGCAGACGCTGCCGGTGCTGCGTGGACTGGCCAACGCGGTGCGCGAGCGACGTTTCGCCGCACGCGCCTGA
- a CDS encoding ferritin-like domain-containing protein: MTNAIDKEQVVGVLNRLLEAELAGVVRYTHYSFLVFGYSRIPIVSWLREQADESLLHAQQVGEWITTLGAYPSLGIGPLLDSHKHDIAAILQESLSTEASALALYRELLELVAGRSVALEEFARQMIQAEELHAAEVDKMLRKPGDVKTFAG; the protein is encoded by the coding sequence ATGACGAACGCCATCGACAAGGAGCAGGTGGTCGGCGTGCTGAACCGGCTGCTCGAGGCGGAGCTCGCGGGTGTCGTGCGCTACACCCACTATTCGTTCCTCGTGTTCGGCTACTCGCGCATCCCCATCGTGTCGTGGCTGCGCGAGCAGGCGGACGAATCGCTGCTGCATGCGCAGCAGGTGGGCGAGTGGATCACCACGCTGGGCGCCTATCCGTCGCTGGGCATCGGCCCGCTGCTCGATTCGCACAAGCACGACATCGCGGCGATCCTGCAGGAGTCGCTGTCCACCGAGGCGAGCGCGCTCGCGCTGTACCGCGAGCTGCTCGAGCTCGTCGCCGGACGCTCGGTGGCGCTCGAGGAATTCGCCCGGCAGATGATCCAGGCCGAGGAGCTGCACGCAGCCGAGGTCGACAAGATGCTGCGCAAGCCGGGTGACGTGAAGACGTTCGCGGGTTGA
- a CDS encoding EAL domain-containing protein: protein MMSLSTSDSVLPGMLPSRRRRGSLLRNLVLWLAGALIALVLAGALMGRAAESQLHADAEHVALQWAELVKHSVPDLDAAFSSGEFTPATLERLRDLRHAGEVFRFKFYDRAGTELLVSDSLADPAFVRETARRRLGEEEGQKNATVRPIVLGGRNHIELKRASRPDRPAVYSEAYVPVVRDGRVLGVVEVYVDQTVREARIGTAFRKVALGVLAMLLAMVAAGAWQWSRHWRRQHAIEAQVRYLARHDVLTGTLNRASFAHALQQAAQRACDGGPSFAVLCIDLDRFKEVNDSLGHAAGDQMLRTVAARLRASVREHDVVARLGGDEFAVLQADVDRPDVVLRLAQRIVAALGEGHSVHGHDLRGGASVGAAIYGRDTADIEELLHRADSALYRAKVAGRGRFSFYDETIDRQLQERRTTARDLREALHRQQLDVHFQALYESDGRTLAGYEALVRWTHPQRGPIPPNEFIPLAEETGLIEELGHWVLCRACTIAAGWPPSLSVSVNLSAMQFRSGDLVPRVAQSLRDAGLPATRLELEITESLLMNNTEQVIRSLHELTDMGVRIVMDDFGTGYSSLAYLWRFPFDKVKIDRAFTQNLESDPKVAVIVRSIVSLAHSLNIRVNAEGVESPAQLRALQRHGCDELQGFLLARPAPNDKLQHAGAPHEARTTLPRAQTDFAPLDS from the coding sequence ATGATGTCGCTCTCCACCTCCGATTCCGTCCTGCCGGGAATGCTGCCGTCGCGTCGCCGCCGTGGCAGCCTGCTGCGAAACCTCGTGCTCTGGCTCGCCGGCGCCTTGATCGCGCTGGTGCTGGCCGGCGCGCTGATGGGCCGCGCTGCGGAGAGCCAGCTCCATGCCGATGCCGAGCATGTGGCGCTCCAATGGGCGGAGCTGGTGAAGCACTCGGTGCCCGACCTGGACGCCGCCTTCAGCAGCGGCGAGTTCACACCGGCCACGCTGGAGCGCCTGCGCGACCTGCGCCATGCCGGCGAGGTCTTCCGCTTCAAGTTCTACGACCGCGCCGGCACCGAGCTGCTGGTGTCCGACTCGCTGGCCGATCCCGCCTTCGTGCGCGAGACGGCGCGGCGGCGTCTCGGCGAGGAGGAGGGCCAGAAGAATGCGACGGTGCGCCCCATCGTGCTCGGCGGCCGCAACCACATCGAGCTCAAGCGCGCCTCGCGGCCCGATCGGCCGGCCGTGTACAGCGAAGCCTACGTGCCGGTCGTGCGCGACGGTCGGGTGTTGGGCGTGGTCGAGGTCTATGTCGACCAGACGGTGCGCGAGGCCCGCATCGGCACGGCGTTCCGCAAGGTCGCGCTCGGCGTCCTGGCCATGCTGCTGGCGATGGTCGCCGCCGGTGCATGGCAATGGAGCCGCCATTGGCGGCGGCAGCATGCGATCGAAGCGCAGGTGCGCTATCTCGCCCGCCATGACGTGCTGACCGGCACGCTCAACCGCGCGAGCTTCGCGCATGCGCTGCAGCAGGCCGCGCAGCGCGCCTGCGACGGCGGCCCGAGCTTTGCCGTGCTGTGCATCGACCTGGACCGCTTCAAGGAAGTCAACGACTCGCTGGGCCACGCGGCCGGCGACCAGATGCTGCGCACCGTGGCGGCGCGCCTGCGTGCGTCCGTGCGCGAGCACGATGTGGTCGCGCGCCTCGGCGGCGACGAGTTCGCGGTGCTGCAGGCCGACGTCGACCGGCCCGACGTGGTGCTGCGGCTCGCGCAGCGCATCGTGGCGGCGCTCGGCGAGGGCCACTCGGTGCACGGGCACGACCTGCGCGGCGGTGCCAGCGTCGGCGCGGCCATCTATGGGCGCGACACCGCAGACATCGAGGAGCTGCTGCATCGCGCCGACTCGGCGCTGTACCGCGCCAAGGTGGCCGGACGTGGTCGCTTCAGCTTCTACGACGAGACGATCGACAGGCAGCTGCAGGAGCGCCGCACCACCGCGCGCGACCTGCGCGAAGCGCTGCATCGCCAGCAGCTCGACGTGCATTTCCAGGCGCTCTACGAGAGCGACGGCCGCACGCTCGCGGGCTACGAGGCGCTGGTGCGCTGGACGCATCCCCAGCGCGGCCCCATCCCGCCCAACGAGTTCATTCCGCTGGCCGAAGAGACGGGCCTGATCGAGGAGCTCGGCCACTGGGTGCTGTGCCGCGCCTGCACCATCGCGGCGGGCTGGCCGCCATCGCTCAGCGTCTCGGTCAACCTGTCGGCGATGCAGTTCCGCAGCGGCGACCTGGTGCCTCGGGTGGCGCAGTCGCTGCGCGACGCGGGACTGCCGGCGACGCGGCTAGAGCTGGAGATCACCGAGTCGCTGCTGATGAACAACACCGAGCAGGTGATCCGCTCGCTGCACGAGCTGACCGACATGGGCGTGCGCATCGTGATGGACGATTTCGGCACCGGCTACTCGAGCCTGGCGTACCTGTGGCGCTTCCCGTTCGACAAGGTCAAGATCGACCGCGCCTTCACGCAGAACCTCGAAAGCGACCCGAAGGTCGCGGTGATCGTGCGATCCATCGTGTCGCTCGCGCACTCGCTGAACATCCGGGTCAACGCCGAAGGGGTGGAGTCGCCGGCGCAGCTGCGCGCGCTGCAACGGCACGGCTGCGACGAGCTCCAGGGCTTCCTGCTGGCGCGCCCCGCGCCCAACGACAAGCTGCAGCACGCCGGTGCGCCGCACGAGGCGCGCACGACGCTGCCGCGCGCGCAGACGGACTTCGCGCCGCTGGATTCCTAG